The DNA segment TCATTCACTTTCTCCTAAAATATCACTTTTTCGTCGGACGTGGTCTTTTGACGAGTTCTCCCCCACAATTAGGGCAAACAGCGTCCATCTCTTCCGTACAGTCATGACAGAAAGTGCATTCATATACACAAATATAGGCCTCCCCATCCTT comes from the Neobacillus sp. PS2-9 genome and includes:
- a CDS encoding DUF1272 domain-containing protein; translation: MALEMRKICEKCNNPLQKDGEAYICVYECTFCHDCTEEMDAVCPNCGGELVKRPRPTKK